GCTCAAGGGCCATGAGTTCTAGCCCCACACGCACGCGGATGTAGGCGTCCAGATCTTCCTGCCGAAACGGCCGCAGTTCCCAGCCACGACGCGGCAGATGCTTTAAGATTCCGCGACCGGCCAGCCGCTGAAAGATTTGGCGAATAGCAAAGCGACTGATTCCGTATTTCTCGGCCGTTGACTCTTCGCGAAGTAAAACTGGAGTGCCTTCGAGGCTGATCTGGATCAAATCGTTCGTGATGACTCCGCTCCAGTCGATAGGCATCTCGGGCGGCGAGATCGCACCTCCAATTGGTTTGGAGCAAATCACTAAACGCCCACCCCCTCCCTTCTTGAGATACTCCTCGTCAATCAAATCCTGCACCGCGGCTCGAACTGGCCTAGTACTCACTTGATACCGCTGGGAAAGCGCATCCAGCGTTAGCCGCTCGCCGTGAATCTTGCCTGAAAGAATGCTCGCAATGAGGTCTTGCTTGATGTACGCGGCAATTGACATAGATCGTTGAACGAAAGGTGGGTTGTGGAAACACCTTAGGCAGCCGGCCGGAAAAGAACTACCCGGTATTTGGTTGAATGATGACGCTCCATTTAGGCAGAGCGGAAGAGCGGGTCAAGCGTGCGGCGATGGGGCGGAAGGCTGCCTTGGTAAGCCGAACG
This is a stretch of genomic DNA from Pirellulales bacterium. It encodes these proteins:
- a CDS encoding GntR family transcriptional regulator, which codes for MSIAAYIKQDLIASILSGKIHGERLTLDALSQRYQVSTRPVRAAVQDLIDEEYLKKGGGGRLVICSKPIGGAISPPEMPIDWSGVITNDLIQISLEGTPVLLREESTAEKYGISRFAIRQIFQRLAGRGILKHLPRRGWELRPFRQEDLDAYIRVRVGLELMALELAWPRLVDEELQAIYNRNGLPENPDSLPVVDNSLHAYLIEKSRNPFIADFFERHGVYYNALFRYESYDRDASIQTVVQHREILEALLRRDRDAAERTLANHIRKTHSVLLANRPKSDGIDNSNRQER